From a single Populus trichocarpa isolate Nisqually-1 chromosome 17, P.trichocarpa_v4.1, whole genome shotgun sequence genomic region:
- the LOC7482442 gene encoding inositol hexakisphosphate and diphosphoinositol-pentakisphosphate kinase VIP2 isoform X4: MEKKVKCGSEVLSAPMGQILDRLQAFGEFEVMYFGDKVILEDPIESWPICDCLIAFYSTGYPLEKAEAYATLRKPFLVNELVPQHLLHDRRKVYERAEMFGIPVPRYALVNREFPFQELDYFIEEEDFVEVHGSRFWKPFVEKPVDGDDHSIMIYYPSAAGGGMKELFRKVGNRSSDFHQDVRRVRREGSYIYEEFMPTGGTDVKVYTVGPEYAHAEARKSPVVDGVVMRNPDGKEVRYPVLLTPNEKQMARDVCIAFRQAVCGFDLLRCEGRSYVCDVNGWSFVKNSYKYYDDSACVLRKMLLDAKAPHLSSAIPPTLPWKVNEPVQPSEGLTRQGSGIIGRFGQSEELRCVIAIIRHGDRTPKQKVKLKVTEEKLLNLMLKYNGGRPRSETKLKSAVQLQDLLDATRILVPRTRPGRESDSEAEDFEHAEKLRQVKAVLEEGGHFSGIYRKVQLKPLKWVKVPKSNGEGEEERPVEALMVLKYGGVLTHAGRKQAEELGRYFRNNMYPGEGTGLLRLHSTYRHDLKIYSSDEGRVQMSAAAFAKGLLDLEGQLTPILVSLVSKDSSMLDGLDNASSEMEEAKARLNEIITSAAKIVHSNGSSECPWMTDGAGLPSNASELLPKLVTLTKKVTEQVRLLAKDEDEELTETSSYEVIPPYDQAKALGKINIDIDRIAAGLPCGSEGFLLMYARWKKLERDLYNERKVRFDITQIPDVYDSCKYDLLHNAHLNLEGLDELFKVSQLLADGVIPNEYGINPKQRLKIGSKIARRLLGKILIDLRNTREEAISVAELKCNEDQQSTSKKSEKEDTDYQLKLSIKNDDVRRTSTTSDISMDQDDDDDKETKYRLDPKYANVKTPGRHVRTRLYFTSESHIHSLMNVLRYCNLDESLQGEDSLVCQNALERLYKTKELDYMSYIVLRMFENTEVALEDPKRFRIEMTFSRGADLSPLEEHTLPIMGPERLQEVGSYPTLEKMEMMFRPFAMPAEDFPPPSTPAGFSGYFSKSAVLERLVNLWPFHKHDKHASANGK, translated from the exons ATGGAAAAGAAGGTGAAATGCGGCTCTGAG GTGTTATCAGCTCCAATGGGACAGATTCTTGATAGATTACAAGCATTTGGTGAATTCGAA gtTATGTATTTCGGTGATAAAGTGATTCTTGAGGATCCAATTGAGAG CTGGCCAATATGTGATTGCTTGATTGCTTTCTATTCCACTGGTTATCCCCTTGAAAAGGCTGAGGCATATGCCACTTTAAGGAA GCCTTTTCTTGTGAATGAATTGGTGCCACAACATCTTCTTCATGACCGGCGGAAGGTGTATGAG CGCGCTGAAATGTTTGGAATTCCTGTCCCGAGATATGCCCTTGTTAATAGGGAGTTTCCATTTCAAGAGTTGgattattttattgaagaagaagattttgttGAGGTCCATGGAAGTCGTTTTTGGAAACCCTTTGTAGAGAAGCCTGTTGATG GCGATGACCACAGCATCATGATATATTATCCCAGTGCAGCAGGTGGAGGTATGAAGGAATTGTTTAGGAAG GTTGGTAATCGGTCAAGTGATTTCCATCAAGATGTTAGAAGAGTGAGGCGTGAAGGCTCTTACATATATGAAGAATTTATGCCAACTGGAGGAACAGATGTGAAG GTGTATACTGTTGGTCCTGAATATGCACACGCTGAGGCAAGGAAATCTCCTGTTGTTGATGGTGTTGTCATGCGGAATCCTGATGGAAAAGAA GTAAGGTATCCAGTGTTACTGACACCTAACGAGAAGCAAATGGCAAGAGATGTTTGCATTGCATTTAGGCAGGCG GTTTGTGGGTTTGATCTCCTGCGTTGTGAAGGACGATCATATGTTTGTGATGTAAATGGATGGAGTTTTGTGAAAAATTCCTACAA ATATTATGATGATTCTGCTTGTGTATTGAGAAAGATGCTTTTGGATGCGAAAGCTCCTCATCTTTCATCAGCAATTCCCCCCACTTTACCATGGAAAGTCAATGAACCAGTCCAGCCTTCTGAGGGATTAACTCGTCAGGGAAGTGGGATTATTGGTAGATTTGGGCAGTCTGAGGAGCTACGCTGTGTGATTGCCATTATTCGTCA TGGTGATAGAACTCCCAAACAGAAGGTGAAGTTGAAGGTCACAGAGGAAAAGCTGCTGAATTTGATGTTAAAGTACAATGGGGGACGACCCAGATCTGAG ACAAAACTTAAAAGTGCTGTTCAATTACAAGATCTGTTAGATGCAACTCGAATACTTGTACCTCGTACAAG ACCTGGTCGAGAAAGTGATAGTGAGGCAGAAGACTTTGAGCATGCTGAAAAGCTACGACAAGTTAAAGCAGTTCTTGAGGAG GGGGGGCATTTCTCTGGTATTTATAGGAAGGTCCAGCTAAAACCTCTAAAGTGGGTTAAAGTTCCAAAAAGTAATGGTGAAGGTGAGGAAGAACGACCCGTTGAAGCTCTCATGGTCCTTAAATATGGAGGTGTTCTTACCCATGCTGGCAGAAAGCAG GCAGAAGAGCTGGGTAGATATTTTCGAAATAATATGTATCCAG GTGAAGGCACAGGGCTGCTTCGTCTTCATAGCACATATCGTCATGACCTTAAAATTTACAGCTCTGACGAAGGTCGTGTACAG ATGTCCGCAGCAGCATTTGCAAAGGGCCTCCTCGATCTGGAAGGACAGCTAACACCAATTCTG GTTTCCCTTGTTAGTAAGGATTCCTCCATGCTGGATGGGCTTGACAATGCCAGCAGTGAGATGGAAGAAGCCAAG GCTAGGTTGAATGAGATTATAACATCTGCTGCAAAGATAGTTCATAGCAATGGATCCTCTGAGTGTCCTTGGATGACTGATGGAGCTGGACTGCCTTCAAATGCTTCTGAACTTCTCCCTAAACTG GTAACATTGACCAAGAAGGTGACAGAACAAGTGAGACTACTTGCCaaggatgaagatgaagaaCTTACAGAGACAAGCTCATATGAAGTAATTCCACCATATGACCAAGCAAAGGCTCtaggtaaaataaatattgatatagATCGTATTGCTGCTGGATTACCCTGTGGAAGTGAGGGATTCTTGTTGATGTATGCTCGCTGGAAGAAGCTTGAAAGAGACTTGTATAATGAACGCAAAGT GCGGTTTGATATAACACAAATTCCTGATGTTTATGACTCTTGCAA ATATGATCTGTTACACAATGCTCACCTTAATCTAGAGGGGCTGGATGAACTCTTCAAAGTTTCTCAG CTACTTGCTGATGGTGTCATTCCTAATGAGTATGGAATTAATCCAAAGCAGAGATTGAAGATTGGCTCAAAG atAGCTCGTCGTTTGTTGGGTAAAATATTGATTGATCTTAGGAACACACGTGAGGAAGCCATTAGTGTTGCTGAATTAAAATGTAATGAAGATCAGCAATCAACTTCTAAGAAGTCTGAAAAGGAAGACACAGATTACCAGTTAAAGCTTTCAATTAAGAATGATGACGTGAGAAGAACTAGCACCACTAGTGATATATCAATGGAtcaggatgatgatgatgataaagagACAAAATACCGTTTGGATCCAAA GTATGCAAATGTAAAGACCCCAGGACGCCATGTGCGTACACGCCTCTATTTTACATCG GAATCACATATACATTCCCTTATGAATGTTCTCCGTTACTGTAACCTGGATGAATCTCTTCAAGGTGAGGATAGCCTTGTTTGCCAGAATGCCTTGGAGCGTTTGTACAAAACCAAGGAGCTTGACTACATGAGCTATATTGTGCTAAGGATGTTTGAGAATACTGAG GTTGCTTTGGAAGACCCAAAAAGGTTCCGCATAGAGATGACTTTCAGCCGTGGGGCAGACTTGTCCCCGTTGGAG GAGCACACTCTTCCAATAATGGGTCCAGAAAGGCTGCAAGAAGTGGGATCCTATCCCACATTAGAGAAAATGGAGATGATGTTTCGTCCTTTTGCCATGCCAGCAGAAGACTTTCCTCCACCGTCCACCCCTGCTGGATTCTCGGGCTACTTCTCAAAAAGTGCAGTACTTGAGCGCCTTGTTAATCTTTGGCCCTTCCATAAGCATGATAAGCATGCAAGTGCTAATGGAAAGTAG
- the LOC7482442 gene encoding inositol hexakisphosphate and diphosphoinositol-pentakisphosphate kinase VIP2 isoform X2: MEKKVKCGSEVLSAPMGQILDRLQAFGEFEVMYFGDKVILEDPIESWPICDCLIAFYSTGYPLEKAEAYATLRKPFLVNELVPQHLLHDRRKVYERAEMFGIPVPRYALVNREFPFQELDYFIEEEDFVEVHGSRFWKPFVEKPVDGDDHSIMIYYPSAAGGGMKELFRKVGNRSSDFHQDVRRVRREGSYIYEEFMPTGGTDVKVYTVGPEYAHAEARKSPVVDGVVMRNPDGKEVRYPVLLTPNEKQMARDVCIAFRQAVCGFDLLRCEGRSYVCDVNGWSFVKNSYKYYDDSACVLRKMLLDAKAPHLSSAIPPTLPWKVNEPVQPSEGLTRQGSGIIGRFGQSEELRCVIAIIRHGDRTPKQKVKLKVTEEKLLNLMLKYNGGRPRSETKLKSAVQLQDLLDATRILVPRTRPGRESDSEAEDFEHAEKLRQVKAVLEEGGHFSGIYRKVQLKPLKWVKVPKSNGEGEEERPVEALMVLKYGGVLTHAGRKQAEELGRYFRNNMYPGEGTGLLRLHSTYRHDLKIYSSDEGRVQMSAAAFAKGLLDLEGQLTPILVSLVSKDSSMLDGLDNASSEMEEAKARLNEIITSAAKIVHSNGSSECPWMTDGAGLPSNASELLPKLVTLTKKVTEQVRLLAKDEDEELTETSSYEVIPPYDQAKALGKINIDIDRIAAGLPCGSEGFLLMYARWKKLERDLYNERKVRFDITQIPDVYDSCKYDLLHNAHLNLEGLDELFKVSQLLADGVIPNEYGINPKQRLKIGSKIARRLLGKILIDLRNTREEAISVAELKCNEDQQSTSKKSEKEDTDYQLKLSIKNDDVRRTSTTSDISMDQDDDDDKETKYRLDPKYANVKTPGRHVRTRLYFTSESHIHSLMNVLRYCNLDESLQGEDSLVCQNALERLYKTKELDYMSYIVLRMFENTEVALEDPKRFRIEMTFSRGADLSPLENDSEATSLHQEHTLPIMGPERLQEVGSYPTLEKMEMMFRPFAMPAEDFPPPSTPAGFSGYFSKSAVLERLVNLWPFHKHDKHASANGK; encoded by the exons ATGGAAAAGAAGGTGAAATGCGGCTCTGAG GTGTTATCAGCTCCAATGGGACAGATTCTTGATAGATTACAAGCATTTGGTGAATTCGAA gtTATGTATTTCGGTGATAAAGTGATTCTTGAGGATCCAATTGAGAG CTGGCCAATATGTGATTGCTTGATTGCTTTCTATTCCACTGGTTATCCCCTTGAAAAGGCTGAGGCATATGCCACTTTAAGGAA GCCTTTTCTTGTGAATGAATTGGTGCCACAACATCTTCTTCATGACCGGCGGAAGGTGTATGAG CGCGCTGAAATGTTTGGAATTCCTGTCCCGAGATATGCCCTTGTTAATAGGGAGTTTCCATTTCAAGAGTTGgattattttattgaagaagaagattttgttGAGGTCCATGGAAGTCGTTTTTGGAAACCCTTTGTAGAGAAGCCTGTTGATG GCGATGACCACAGCATCATGATATATTATCCCAGTGCAGCAGGTGGAGGTATGAAGGAATTGTTTAGGAAG GTTGGTAATCGGTCAAGTGATTTCCATCAAGATGTTAGAAGAGTGAGGCGTGAAGGCTCTTACATATATGAAGAATTTATGCCAACTGGAGGAACAGATGTGAAG GTGTATACTGTTGGTCCTGAATATGCACACGCTGAGGCAAGGAAATCTCCTGTTGTTGATGGTGTTGTCATGCGGAATCCTGATGGAAAAGAA GTAAGGTATCCAGTGTTACTGACACCTAACGAGAAGCAAATGGCAAGAGATGTTTGCATTGCATTTAGGCAGGCG GTTTGTGGGTTTGATCTCCTGCGTTGTGAAGGACGATCATATGTTTGTGATGTAAATGGATGGAGTTTTGTGAAAAATTCCTACAA ATATTATGATGATTCTGCTTGTGTATTGAGAAAGATGCTTTTGGATGCGAAAGCTCCTCATCTTTCATCAGCAATTCCCCCCACTTTACCATGGAAAGTCAATGAACCAGTCCAGCCTTCTGAGGGATTAACTCGTCAGGGAAGTGGGATTATTGGTAGATTTGGGCAGTCTGAGGAGCTACGCTGTGTGATTGCCATTATTCGTCA TGGTGATAGAACTCCCAAACAGAAGGTGAAGTTGAAGGTCACAGAGGAAAAGCTGCTGAATTTGATGTTAAAGTACAATGGGGGACGACCCAGATCTGAG ACAAAACTTAAAAGTGCTGTTCAATTACAAGATCTGTTAGATGCAACTCGAATACTTGTACCTCGTACAAG ACCTGGTCGAGAAAGTGATAGTGAGGCAGAAGACTTTGAGCATGCTGAAAAGCTACGACAAGTTAAAGCAGTTCTTGAGGAG GGGGGGCATTTCTCTGGTATTTATAGGAAGGTCCAGCTAAAACCTCTAAAGTGGGTTAAAGTTCCAAAAAGTAATGGTGAAGGTGAGGAAGAACGACCCGTTGAAGCTCTCATGGTCCTTAAATATGGAGGTGTTCTTACCCATGCTGGCAGAAAGCAG GCAGAAGAGCTGGGTAGATATTTTCGAAATAATATGTATCCAG GTGAAGGCACAGGGCTGCTTCGTCTTCATAGCACATATCGTCATGACCTTAAAATTTACAGCTCTGACGAAGGTCGTGTACAG ATGTCCGCAGCAGCATTTGCAAAGGGCCTCCTCGATCTGGAAGGACAGCTAACACCAATTCTG GTTTCCCTTGTTAGTAAGGATTCCTCCATGCTGGATGGGCTTGACAATGCCAGCAGTGAGATGGAAGAAGCCAAG GCTAGGTTGAATGAGATTATAACATCTGCTGCAAAGATAGTTCATAGCAATGGATCCTCTGAGTGTCCTTGGATGACTGATGGAGCTGGACTGCCTTCAAATGCTTCTGAACTTCTCCCTAAACTG GTAACATTGACCAAGAAGGTGACAGAACAAGTGAGACTACTTGCCaaggatgaagatgaagaaCTTACAGAGACAAGCTCATATGAAGTAATTCCACCATATGACCAAGCAAAGGCTCtaggtaaaataaatattgatatagATCGTATTGCTGCTGGATTACCCTGTGGAAGTGAGGGATTCTTGTTGATGTATGCTCGCTGGAAGAAGCTTGAAAGAGACTTGTATAATGAACGCAAAGT GCGGTTTGATATAACACAAATTCCTGATGTTTATGACTCTTGCAA ATATGATCTGTTACACAATGCTCACCTTAATCTAGAGGGGCTGGATGAACTCTTCAAAGTTTCTCAG CTACTTGCTGATGGTGTCATTCCTAATGAGTATGGAATTAATCCAAAGCAGAGATTGAAGATTGGCTCAAAG atAGCTCGTCGTTTGTTGGGTAAAATATTGATTGATCTTAGGAACACACGTGAGGAAGCCATTAGTGTTGCTGAATTAAAATGTAATGAAGATCAGCAATCAACTTCTAAGAAGTCTGAAAAGGAAGACACAGATTACCAGTTAAAGCTTTCAATTAAGAATGATGACGTGAGAAGAACTAGCACCACTAGTGATATATCAATGGAtcaggatgatgatgatgataaagagACAAAATACCGTTTGGATCCAAA GTATGCAAATGTAAAGACCCCAGGACGCCATGTGCGTACACGCCTCTATTTTACATCG GAATCACATATACATTCCCTTATGAATGTTCTCCGTTACTGTAACCTGGATGAATCTCTTCAAGGTGAGGATAGCCTTGTTTGCCAGAATGCCTTGGAGCGTTTGTACAAAACCAAGGAGCTTGACTACATGAGCTATATTGTGCTAAGGATGTTTGAGAATACTGAG GTTGCTTTGGAAGACCCAAAAAGGTTCCGCATAGAGATGACTTTCAGCCGTGGGGCAGACTTGTCCCCGTTGGAG AATGACAGTGAGGCTACCTCGTTGCATCAGGAGCACACTCTTCCAATAATGGGTCCAGAAAGGCTGCAAGAAGTGGGATCCTATCCCACATTAGAGAAAATGGAGATGATGTTTCGTCCTTTTGCCATGCCAGCAGAAGACTTTCCTCCACCGTCCACCCCTGCTGGATTCTCGGGCTACTTCTCAAAAAGTGCAGTACTTGAGCGCCTTGTTAATCTTTGGCCCTTCCATAAGCATGATAAGCATGCAAGTGCTAATGGAAAGTAG
- the LOC7482442 gene encoding inositol hexakisphosphate and diphosphoinositol-pentakisphosphate kinase VIP2 isoform X1, with protein MEKKVKCGSEVLSAPMGQILDRLQAFGEFEVMYFGDKVILEDPIESWPICDCLIAFYSTGYPLEKAEAYATLRKPFLVNELVPQHLLHDRRKVYERAEMFGIPVPRYALVNREFPFQELDYFIEEEDFVEVHGSRFWKPFVEKPVDGDDHSIMIYYPSAAGGGMKELFRKVGNRSSDFHQDVRRVRREGSYIYEEFMPTGGTDVKVYTVGPEYAHAEARKSPVVDGVVMRNPDGKEVRYPVLLTPNEKQMARDVCIAFRQAVCGFDLLRCEGRSYVCDVNGWSFVKNSYKYYDDSACVLRKMLLDAKAPHLSSAIPPTLPWKVNEPVQPSEGLTRQGSGIIGRFGQSEELRCVIAIIRHGDRTPKQKVKLKVTEEKLLNLMLKYNGGRPRSETKLKSAVQLQDLLDATRILVPRTRPGRESDSEAEDFEHAEKLRQVKAVLEEGGHFSGIYRKVQLKPLKWVKVPKSNGEGEEERPVEALMVLKYGGVLTHAGRKQAEELGRYFRNNMYPGEGTGLLRLHSTYRHDLKIYSSDEGRVQMSAAAFAKGLLDLEGQLTPILVSLVSKDSSMLDGLDNASSEMEEAKARLNEIITSAAKIVHSNGSSECPWMTDGAGLPSNASELLPKLVTLTKKVTEQVRLLAKDEDEELTETSSYEVIPPYDQAKALGKINIDIDRIAAGLPCGSEGFLLMYARWKKLERDLYNERKVRFDITQIPDVYDSCKYDLLHNAHLNLEGLDELFKVSQLLADGVIPNEYGINPKQRLKIGSKIARRLLGKILIDLRNTREEAISVAELKCNEDQQSTSKKSEKEDTDYQLKLSIKNDDVRRTSTTSDISMDQDDDDDKETKYRLDPKYANVKTPGRHVRTRLYFTSESHIHSLMNVLRYCNLDESLQGEDSLVCQNALERLYKTKELDYMSYIVLRMFENTEVALEDPKRFRIEMTFSRGADLSPLEKNDSEATSLHQEHTLPIMGPERLQEVGSYPTLEKMEMMFRPFAMPAEDFPPPSTPAGFSGYFSKSAVLERLVNLWPFHKHDKHASANGK; from the exons ATGGAAAAGAAGGTGAAATGCGGCTCTGAG GTGTTATCAGCTCCAATGGGACAGATTCTTGATAGATTACAAGCATTTGGTGAATTCGAA gtTATGTATTTCGGTGATAAAGTGATTCTTGAGGATCCAATTGAGAG CTGGCCAATATGTGATTGCTTGATTGCTTTCTATTCCACTGGTTATCCCCTTGAAAAGGCTGAGGCATATGCCACTTTAAGGAA GCCTTTTCTTGTGAATGAATTGGTGCCACAACATCTTCTTCATGACCGGCGGAAGGTGTATGAG CGCGCTGAAATGTTTGGAATTCCTGTCCCGAGATATGCCCTTGTTAATAGGGAGTTTCCATTTCAAGAGTTGgattattttattgaagaagaagattttgttGAGGTCCATGGAAGTCGTTTTTGGAAACCCTTTGTAGAGAAGCCTGTTGATG GCGATGACCACAGCATCATGATATATTATCCCAGTGCAGCAGGTGGAGGTATGAAGGAATTGTTTAGGAAG GTTGGTAATCGGTCAAGTGATTTCCATCAAGATGTTAGAAGAGTGAGGCGTGAAGGCTCTTACATATATGAAGAATTTATGCCAACTGGAGGAACAGATGTGAAG GTGTATACTGTTGGTCCTGAATATGCACACGCTGAGGCAAGGAAATCTCCTGTTGTTGATGGTGTTGTCATGCGGAATCCTGATGGAAAAGAA GTAAGGTATCCAGTGTTACTGACACCTAACGAGAAGCAAATGGCAAGAGATGTTTGCATTGCATTTAGGCAGGCG GTTTGTGGGTTTGATCTCCTGCGTTGTGAAGGACGATCATATGTTTGTGATGTAAATGGATGGAGTTTTGTGAAAAATTCCTACAA ATATTATGATGATTCTGCTTGTGTATTGAGAAAGATGCTTTTGGATGCGAAAGCTCCTCATCTTTCATCAGCAATTCCCCCCACTTTACCATGGAAAGTCAATGAACCAGTCCAGCCTTCTGAGGGATTAACTCGTCAGGGAAGTGGGATTATTGGTAGATTTGGGCAGTCTGAGGAGCTACGCTGTGTGATTGCCATTATTCGTCA TGGTGATAGAACTCCCAAACAGAAGGTGAAGTTGAAGGTCACAGAGGAAAAGCTGCTGAATTTGATGTTAAAGTACAATGGGGGACGACCCAGATCTGAG ACAAAACTTAAAAGTGCTGTTCAATTACAAGATCTGTTAGATGCAACTCGAATACTTGTACCTCGTACAAG ACCTGGTCGAGAAAGTGATAGTGAGGCAGAAGACTTTGAGCATGCTGAAAAGCTACGACAAGTTAAAGCAGTTCTTGAGGAG GGGGGGCATTTCTCTGGTATTTATAGGAAGGTCCAGCTAAAACCTCTAAAGTGGGTTAAAGTTCCAAAAAGTAATGGTGAAGGTGAGGAAGAACGACCCGTTGAAGCTCTCATGGTCCTTAAATATGGAGGTGTTCTTACCCATGCTGGCAGAAAGCAG GCAGAAGAGCTGGGTAGATATTTTCGAAATAATATGTATCCAG GTGAAGGCACAGGGCTGCTTCGTCTTCATAGCACATATCGTCATGACCTTAAAATTTACAGCTCTGACGAAGGTCGTGTACAG ATGTCCGCAGCAGCATTTGCAAAGGGCCTCCTCGATCTGGAAGGACAGCTAACACCAATTCTG GTTTCCCTTGTTAGTAAGGATTCCTCCATGCTGGATGGGCTTGACAATGCCAGCAGTGAGATGGAAGAAGCCAAG GCTAGGTTGAATGAGATTATAACATCTGCTGCAAAGATAGTTCATAGCAATGGATCCTCTGAGTGTCCTTGGATGACTGATGGAGCTGGACTGCCTTCAAATGCTTCTGAACTTCTCCCTAAACTG GTAACATTGACCAAGAAGGTGACAGAACAAGTGAGACTACTTGCCaaggatgaagatgaagaaCTTACAGAGACAAGCTCATATGAAGTAATTCCACCATATGACCAAGCAAAGGCTCtaggtaaaataaatattgatatagATCGTATTGCTGCTGGATTACCCTGTGGAAGTGAGGGATTCTTGTTGATGTATGCTCGCTGGAAGAAGCTTGAAAGAGACTTGTATAATGAACGCAAAGT GCGGTTTGATATAACACAAATTCCTGATGTTTATGACTCTTGCAA ATATGATCTGTTACACAATGCTCACCTTAATCTAGAGGGGCTGGATGAACTCTTCAAAGTTTCTCAG CTACTTGCTGATGGTGTCATTCCTAATGAGTATGGAATTAATCCAAAGCAGAGATTGAAGATTGGCTCAAAG atAGCTCGTCGTTTGTTGGGTAAAATATTGATTGATCTTAGGAACACACGTGAGGAAGCCATTAGTGTTGCTGAATTAAAATGTAATGAAGATCAGCAATCAACTTCTAAGAAGTCTGAAAAGGAAGACACAGATTACCAGTTAAAGCTTTCAATTAAGAATGATGACGTGAGAAGAACTAGCACCACTAGTGATATATCAATGGAtcaggatgatgatgatgataaagagACAAAATACCGTTTGGATCCAAA GTATGCAAATGTAAAGACCCCAGGACGCCATGTGCGTACACGCCTCTATTTTACATCG GAATCACATATACATTCCCTTATGAATGTTCTCCGTTACTGTAACCTGGATGAATCTCTTCAAGGTGAGGATAGCCTTGTTTGCCAGAATGCCTTGGAGCGTTTGTACAAAACCAAGGAGCTTGACTACATGAGCTATATTGTGCTAAGGATGTTTGAGAATACTGAG GTTGCTTTGGAAGACCCAAAAAGGTTCCGCATAGAGATGACTTTCAGCCGTGGGGCAGACTTGTCCCCGTTGGAG AAGAATGACAGTGAGGCTACCTCGTTGCATCAGGAGCACACTCTTCCAATAATGGGTCCAGAAAGGCTGCAAGAAGTGGGATCCTATCCCACATTAGAGAAAATGGAGATGATGTTTCGTCCTTTTGCCATGCCAGCAGAAGACTTTCCTCCACCGTCCACCCCTGCTGGATTCTCGGGCTACTTCTCAAAAAGTGCAGTACTTGAGCGCCTTGTTAATCTTTGGCCCTTCCATAAGCATGATAAGCATGCAAGTGCTAATGGAAAGTAG